The following proteins come from a genomic window of Flavobacterium crocinum:
- a CDS encoding S46 family peptidase, whose amino-acid sequence MKKVILFLTMCLMTFPMRADEGMWFLMFIERLNHRDMEKMGLQLTAEEIYSINNHSLKDAIVQFNGGCTAEIVSNTGLVLTNHHCGYSAIAELSSAERNYLKDGFWAKDRSQEMKPKSLFVRFFVRMDDVSKRILSKVNDQMTETERNKVIQQEISLIEKENSENGKYTVSVRPFFQGNEYYYFVYQDYTDVRLVGTPPESVGKFGGDTDNWEWPRQTGDFSMFRVYADKDGNPAAYSKDNVPLKPKHYLPVSIKGVKENDFAMILGYPGRTNRWMPAGGIEQNIKYAYPAWVEGAKTGMDVMKKYMDKDATVRLQYASKYASTANYWKNRQGMIDALTKAGTVDTKAEQEDKFYEWASKPANKEKYENVIPTINDYYRETNLKARHDNYLTQLLRTSAYATAPANLGNALIAYYKENDAKKAEMLPKINALIESVYGEFYAPLEKDILTAQLNLYAAKAAEYGLAPEIAKMKTANNGDFTADVAKATEQSYFTSKEKILGFLADPKPVAITHDPLYIISNDLLTKYRSKTDDQAKADDGFATAFRKLVEGLRESKLNAIKYPDANSTLRLTYGKVRALPADPRNDAKINNYTTMESMVKKYKAGDQEFDLPARLLELNKKKDFGQYADKAGYMPVNFLTDNDITGGNSGSPVLNGKGELIGIAFDGNIEAMAGDVIFDSNLQRTINVDIRYVLWIIDKYAGAKNIIDELTIAK is encoded by the coding sequence ATGAAAAAAGTAATTTTATTCTTGACCATGTGCCTTATGACTTTCCCTATGAGAGCCGATGAAGGAATGTGGTTTTTGATGTTTATCGAAAGATTGAACCATAGAGATATGGAAAAAATGGGCTTGCAATTGACAGCCGAAGAAATTTACAGTATCAACAATCACAGTTTGAAAGATGCGATTGTACAATTCAATGGTGGATGTACTGCCGAAATCGTTTCAAATACTGGTTTGGTATTGACAAATCACCACTGTGGATATAGTGCCATTGCTGAACTTTCGTCAGCAGAAAGAAACTATTTAAAAGATGGTTTCTGGGCTAAAGACCGTAGTCAGGAAATGAAACCAAAATCTTTGTTTGTTCGTTTCTTCGTTCGCATGGATGATGTTTCTAAAAGAATTTTATCTAAAGTAAACGATCAAATGACGGAAACGGAAAGAAACAAAGTGATTCAGCAGGAAATCAGTTTGATCGAAAAAGAAAACAGCGAAAACGGAAAATACACCGTTTCTGTTCGTCCTTTCTTTCAAGGAAATGAATATTACTACTTTGTTTACCAGGATTACACAGACGTTCGTTTAGTAGGAACACCACCGGAAAGTGTAGGTAAATTTGGTGGAGATACAGACAACTGGGAATGGCCTCGTCAAACTGGGGATTTCTCTATGTTTAGAGTTTATGCAGATAAAGACGGAAATCCTGCTGCTTACTCAAAAGACAATGTGCCTTTAAAACCAAAACATTATTTACCTGTAAGTATTAAAGGGGTAAAAGAAAATGATTTTGCCATGATCTTAGGTTATCCGGGAAGAACAAACCGTTGGATGCCAGCTGGAGGAATTGAGCAAAACATTAAATATGCATATCCTGCTTGGGTTGAAGGTGCTAAAACCGGAATGGATGTAATGAAAAAGTATATGGATAAAGATGCAACTGTTCGTTTACAGTACGCTTCTAAATATGCTTCTACAGCAAACTACTGGAAAAACCGTCAAGGTATGATTGATGCTTTAACAAAAGCAGGAACGGTTGACACTAAAGCAGAACAAGAAGATAAATTCTATGAGTGGGCAAGCAAACCTGCAAATAAAGAAAAGTACGAGAATGTAATTCCAACAATAAACGATTATTACAGAGAAACAAACTTAAAAGCACGTCATGATAATTATTTGACACAGCTTTTACGTACTTCTGCTTATGCAACTGCACCAGCTAATTTAGGAAATGCATTAATTGCTTACTACAAAGAGAATGATGCAAAAAAAGCAGAAATGCTTCCTAAAATCAATGCATTGATTGAAAGTGTTTATGGAGAATTTTATGCTCCTTTAGAAAAGGATATTTTAACTGCACAGTTGAATTTATATGCTGCTAAAGCTGCTGAATACGGACTTGCTCCAGAAATTGCAAAAATGAAAACAGCTAACAACGGCGATTTTACTGCTGATGTAGCAAAAGCAACGGAACAAAGTTACTTTACATCAAAAGAAAAAATATTAGGGTTTTTAGCAGATCCGAAACCAGTAGCAATTACACACGATCCATTGTATATTATTTCTAATGATTTATTGACAAAATACCGTTCTAAAACAGACGATCAGGCAAAAGCTGATGATGGTTTTGCAACGGCTTTCCGTAAATTGGTTGAAGGTTTAAGAGAATCTAAATTAAACGCGATTAAATATCCGGATGCAAACTCTACTTTGAGATTGACTTACGGAAAAGTTCGCGCTTTACCTGCAGATCCTCGTAACGATGCTAAAATCAACAACTATACTACAATGGAAAGTATGGTTAAAAAATACAAAGCAGGAGATCAGGAATTTGACTTGCCGGCTCGTTTATTAGAATTGAACAAGAAAAAAGATTTTGGACAATATGCTGATAAAGCAGGTTACATGCCGGTAAACTTCTTAACTGATAACGATATTACCGGAGGAAACTCAGGTTCACCGGTTTTGAATGGAAAAGGAGAATTAATCGGTATTGCTTTTGACGGAAACATCGAAGCTATGGCTGGTGACGTTATTTTTGATTCTAATTTACAAAGAACAATCAACGTAGATATTCGTTACGTTCTTTGGATTATCGACAAATACGCAGGAGCGAAAAACATTATCGACGAATTGACGATTGCTAAATAA
- the obgE gene encoding GTPase ObgE produces MTEGNFVDYVKIYVSSGKGGKGSTHLHREKFIEKGGPDGGDGGRGGHVYLVGNKGLWTLFHLKFARHVKAGHGGDGGSDRSTGADGEDKIIEVPLGTVVKDKETGETLFEITEDGEKKILAKGGKGGLGNWHFRSSTNQTPRYAQPGLLGVEMDVILELKVLADVGLVGFPNAGKSTLLSVLTSAKPKIADYPFTTLKPNLGIVAYRDFQSFVIADIPGIIEGAAEGKGLGHYFLRHIERNSTLLFLVPVDTPDIRAEYDILVNELTKYNPEMLDKERLVVISKCDMLDDELKAELKAELDVTFKDVPYMFISSVAQQGLTDLKDRLWKMLNE; encoded by the coding sequence ATGACAGAAGGAAATTTTGTAGATTACGTTAAGATATATGTTTCTTCCGGAAAAGGAGGGAAAGGATCTACGCATTTACATAGAGAGAAATTTATTGAAAAAGGTGGTCCCGACGGTGGAGATGGAGGTCGAGGCGGACATGTGTATTTAGTTGGGAATAAAGGACTCTGGACATTATTTCATTTAAAGTTTGCACGTCACGTTAAAGCGGGTCACGGTGGAGACGGGGGTTCTGACAGAAGTACAGGTGCAGACGGGGAAGATAAAATCATTGAAGTGCCATTAGGAACTGTTGTAAAAGACAAAGAAACTGGCGAAACACTTTTTGAAATCACCGAAGACGGCGAAAAAAAGATTCTTGCAAAAGGAGGAAAGGGAGGTTTAGGAAACTGGCATTTTAGAAGTTCAACAAACCAAACGCCTCGTTATGCACAGCCAGGTTTACTGGGGGTAGAAATGGATGTGATTCTGGAACTTAAAGTTTTGGCAGATGTTGGTTTAGTTGGATTTCCAAATGCAGGAAAATCTACTTTGTTGTCTGTATTAACTTCAGCAAAACCAAAAATTGCCGATTATCCTTTTACGACTTTAAAACCAAATTTAGGAATTGTAGCTTACAGAGATTTTCAGTCTTTTGTAATTGCTGATATTCCTGGAATTATTGAAGGAGCTGCCGAAGGAAAAGGTTTAGGGCATTATTTCCTACGTCATATTGAGCGTAACTCAACGTTGCTGTTCTTAGTTCCAGTTGATACACCGGATATTAGAGCAGAATATGATATTTTGGTTAATGAATTAACAAAATACAACCCTGAAATGCTGGACAAAGAGCGTTTGGTAGTAATTTCAAAATGCGATATGCTGGATGACGAATTAAAAGCTGAATTGAAAGCAGAATTAGATGTTACTTTCAAAGATGTTCCTTATATGTTTATTTCGTCTGTTGCACAACAAGGTTTGACTGATTTGAAAGACAGACTTTGGAAAATGCTTAACGAGTAA
- a CDS encoding hemolysin family protein, producing the protein MEILIIFFLILLNGVFSMSEIALISARKNRLETAAKKGNKSAKTALDLANSPNKFLSTVQIGITLIGILTGIYSGDKITADVELFVAGFAALKPYAHSIAVGIVVVVLTFFSLVLGELLPKRIGLNYPEAIAKMVAMPMKVISIITAPFIWLLTSSTDFLLNVLQIKPTADGKVTEEEIKAIIKEGTEVGEVQEIEQDIVERVFHIGDRKVSSLMTHRKSVDMLPLKADKDKIKELVVQDLHTVYPVYNDNYDDIVGVVTLKNIFASIEKDNFDLSAIVSDAPYLMEQTTAYKALENFKKTGVHYALVSDEYGVFQGLITLNDILEALVGDASEFYKDEFQLIEREDGSWLVDGHYSLHDFLTYFELDELTNDYEVNTVSGMIMTELSHIPKEGEKLVWQKFVLEVIDMDGVKIDKVLVRALKE; encoded by the coding sequence TTGGAAATACTAATTATATTTTTTCTAATTCTACTAAACGGAGTTTTCTCCATGTCTGAAATCGCTTTGATTTCAGCCCGTAAAAACAGGTTGGAAACAGCAGCGAAAAAAGGCAATAAAAGTGCTAAAACAGCACTCGATTTAGCCAATTCGCCAAACAAATTTTTATCAACAGTACAAATCGGAATTACCTTAATCGGTATTTTAACAGGTATTTATTCCGGAGATAAAATCACTGCCGATGTTGAATTATTTGTGGCAGGTTTTGCAGCTTTAAAACCTTATGCACATTCAATCGCAGTTGGAATTGTGGTTGTAGTTTTAACTTTCTTCTCATTGGTTTTAGGAGAACTACTTCCAAAACGAATCGGATTAAATTATCCTGAAGCAATTGCTAAAATGGTGGCAATGCCAATGAAAGTCATTTCAATCATTACGGCGCCGTTTATTTGGTTGTTAACTTCTTCAACAGATTTCTTGTTGAATGTTTTACAAATCAAACCAACCGCTGATGGAAAAGTGACCGAAGAAGAAATTAAAGCAATCATCAAAGAAGGAACAGAAGTTGGAGAAGTTCAGGAAATTGAACAGGATATTGTGGAGCGCGTTTTTCATATCGGAGACAGAAAAGTAAGTTCGTTAATGACACACCGAAAATCTGTTGATATGTTGCCGTTAAAAGCAGATAAAGACAAGATTAAAGAATTGGTAGTTCAGGATCTGCATACCGTTTATCCGGTTTATAATGATAATTATGATGATATTGTTGGAGTGGTAACACTTAAGAATATCTTCGCCAGCATCGAAAAAGATAATTTCGATTTGTCGGCAATAGTTTCTGATGCGCCTTATTTAATGGAACAGACTACGGCTTACAAAGCGTTAGAAAATTTCAAGAAAACAGGAGTTCATTACGCTTTAGTTTCAGATGAATATGGAGTTTTTCAAGGTTTGATTACTTTGAATGATATTCTGGAAGCTTTAGTTGGAGACGCATCAGAATTTTACAAAGATGAATTCCAGCTTATAGAACGAGAAGATGGTTCATGGCTGGTTGACGGACATTATTCGTTACACGATTTCTTAACCTATTTTGAGTTAGACGAATTAACCAACGATTACGAAGTAAACACCGTAAGCGGAATGATTATGACCGAGCTTTCTCATATTCCAAAAGAAGGAGAAAAATTAGTCTGGCAGAAATTTGTCCTTGAAGTGATAGATATGGACGGCGTTAAGATTGATAAAGTGCTTGTAAGAGCATTGAAAGAATAA
- a CDS encoding adenylate kinase translates to MINIVLFGKPGAGKGTQAEFLKEKYNLTHLSTGDIFRFNLKNDTELGKKARVFMDNGELVPCEVTTAMLIDEVKKHPDTAGFLFDGYPRTINQAEALDKFLPTIGSSVTATIALEADDEILVARLLERGKTSGRADDQDEEKIRVRYQEYNEKTAPLIDYYKAQNKFHAVNGIGEIKDITERLTSVIDNL, encoded by the coding sequence ATGATTAACATCGTTTTATTTGGAAAGCCTGGTGCAGGAAAAGGAACTCAGGCAGAATTTTTAAAAGAAAAATACAATTTAACACACCTTTCAACAGGAGATATTTTTCGTTTCAATTTAAAAAATGATACTGAACTAGGAAAAAAAGCAAGAGTTTTTATGGACAATGGAGAATTAGTTCCTTGCGAAGTAACAACTGCAATGTTAATTGATGAGGTAAAAAAACACCCTGATACAGCAGGATTTTTGTTTGACGGTTACCCAAGAACAATCAATCAGGCAGAAGCTTTAGACAAATTTTTGCCAACAATTGGTTCTAGCGTAACAGCAACAATCGCTTTAGAAGCTGATGACGAAATTTTAGTAGCACGTCTATTAGAAAGAGGAAAAACAAGCGGAAGAGCAGATGATCAGGACGAAGAAAAAATTCGTGTGAGATATCAGGAATACAATGAAAAAACAGCTCCATTAATCGACTATTATAAAGCGCAGAATAAATTTCACGCTGTAAATGGTATTGGAGAAATTAAAGATATTACAGAGCGCTTAACGTCAGTTATAGATAATTTGTAG
- the hpt gene encoding hypoxanthine phosphoribosyltransferase, with the protein MIQLHDKQFVPFISAKEIDFALTKIVAQVEDDFGDDTPIFIGVLNGAFMVVSDFLKKYKKPCEVSFIKMASYEGTETTNSVKELIGINQDLSGRTVIIIEDIIDTGNTIEELKHLFKERNVKHFKIATLFFKPEAYKKDIKIDYIGIRIPNKFIVGYGLDYDGLGRNLTEVYKLAE; encoded by the coding sequence ATGATACAACTTCACGATAAACAATTTGTTCCGTTTATTTCGGCTAAAGAAATTGATTTTGCTTTAACTAAAATAGTGGCTCAGGTAGAAGACGATTTTGGAGATGATACGCCAATTTTTATTGGAGTTTTGAATGGTGCCTTTATGGTCGTATCAGATTTTCTAAAAAAATATAAAAAACCATGCGAGGTTTCATTCATCAAAATGGCATCGTATGAAGGAACAGAAACAACAAATTCGGTTAAAGAATTAATCGGAATCAATCAGGATTTGTCTGGAAGAACCGTAATTATCATCGAAGATATTATCGATACCGGAAATACAATCGAAGAATTGAAACACTTGTTTAAAGAAAGAAATGTAAAGCATTTTAAAATTGCAACTTTGTTTTTTAAACCGGAGGCATATAAAAAAGACATAAAAATAGATTACATCGGAATTAGAATTCCGAACAAATTTATTGTGGGTTATGGTTTGGACTATGATGGATTAGGAAGAAACTTAACCGAAGTTTACAAATTAGCAGAATAA
- a CDS encoding PQQ-dependent sugar dehydrogenase, whose translation MKKSLILFSIPLLALMTSCNGQVKKEEKEALAKQPGNVVKTAIGDITLPPPYATESKTKNSKVIGWPEGKTPKAPEGFTVTKFADGFSNPRWSYIAPNNDIFVVESGTRTSKNQIIVLRDKDKDGKYETREVFISGLNRPLGMLILKDFFYIANTDGLYRYPYKNAPLKLETQGTKIVELPAGGYNNHWTRSLLANPEGTKIYIGVGSGSNVGENGMDKEIRRAAILEINPDGTGEKIYAEGLRNPMGMDWNPANKKELWTAVNERDELGDDLVPDYITSVKRGGFYGWPYSYFGSIPDPRWKGKGERKDLIERAIVPDVPVGAHTASLGLAFYTKDAFPAKYKNGAFVGQHGSWNRSVISGYKVLFVPFKDGKPSGKPEDFLTGFISDNDKAEVYGRPVAVTVMNDGSLLVNDDSGNTIWKVTAK comes from the coding sequence ATGAAAAAATCGTTAATCCTGTTTTCAATTCCGTTATTAGCTTTAATGACTTCCTGCAACGGACAAGTAAAAAAAGAAGAAAAAGAAGCACTTGCCAAACAGCCCGGAAATGTGGTAAAAACAGCTATAGGAGACATTACACTTCCTCCGCCCTACGCAACCGAATCCAAAACAAAGAACAGTAAAGTTATAGGATGGCCAGAAGGCAAAACGCCAAAAGCACCGGAAGGTTTTACGGTAACCAAATTTGCTGACGGATTTAGCAATCCGCGTTGGAGTTATATTGCGCCAAACAATGATATTTTTGTTGTGGAAAGCGGAACCAGAACAAGTAAAAACCAAATTATAGTTTTGCGTGACAAGGATAAAGACGGAAAATATGAAACTCGCGAAGTTTTTATTTCTGGTTTAAACAGACCTTTGGGAATGCTGATTCTTAAAGACTTTTTTTACATTGCCAATACCGACGGACTTTACCGTTATCCTTATAAAAATGCCCCATTAAAATTAGAAACTCAGGGAACTAAAATTGTTGAACTTCCTGCTGGCGGATACAACAATCACTGGACAAGAAGTTTACTCGCTAATCCTGAAGGAACAAAAATTTATATTGGTGTTGGTTCAGGAAGTAATGTGGGAGAAAACGGAATGGATAAAGAAATTCGTCGTGCTGCCATTTTAGAAATTAATCCTGACGGAACCGGCGAAAAAATTTATGCTGAAGGCCTTAGAAACCCAATGGGAATGGACTGGAATCCAGCCAACAAAAAAGAACTTTGGACAGCGGTAAATGAAAGAGATGAACTTGGCGATGATTTGGTTCCGGATTATATCACGAGTGTAAAAAGAGGCGGTTTTTATGGATGGCCTTATTCGTATTTTGGAAGTATTCCTGACCCAAGATGGAAAGGGAAAGGTGAACGAAAAGATTTGATAGAAAGAGCTATTGTTCCCGATGTTCCGGTTGGTGCACACACTGCTTCTTTAGGATTGGCTTTTTACACTAAAGATGCTTTTCCTGCTAAATATAAAAACGGAGCTTTCGTTGGTCAGCATGGTTCTTGGAACCGATCTGTAATTTCAGGTTACAAAGTTTTATTTGTTCCTTTTAAAGATGGAAAACCTTCAGGCAAACCAGAAGATTTTTTAACCGGATTTATTTCTGATAATGATAAAGCAGAAGTTTATGGACGCCCAGTTGCTGTAACGGTTATGAATGATGGATCGCTTTTGGTAAATGATGATAGCGGCAATACGATTTGGAAGGTAACAGCTAAATAA
- a CDS encoding TonB-dependent receptor encodes MFFQKCFLFLLFFFVSKNISAQENIDSVKTQKLNEVLISPLHINRDLQNSPASIGILSEKELLRNNTTDISNVINTIPGVFMQSSNITTTRISIHGIGARTPYGTNKIRAFYGTIPLTSGNSETVIDDIDLQNINQVEVIKGPLSSIYGAGLGGAILISPETFNKSKYQTEMSSVFGSFGLLKNRVGFNWNEKSASFNLSYHNLKTDGWRENSAYNREGITLGGELFQKKNSKLTYFSNYTYLKAFIPSSINKTTFENNPQAGAPTWVASKGFKEYKSTLAGLAYDFKINNHLQNSTSVFINYKDSNEPRPFDILRQYTFASGLRTQFSGDFKLGKIKNQFIAGLEYFRDNYSGNTFQNLYQQNNGNGSLQGNQLTATDQKRDFYNIFSQIRTLLSEHFEIQAGLNYNKTKFELQNDFPASVNNPKERYSYDGIFSPQLSFLYKPNEVRTFYFSVSRGFSLPATEETLTSTGNINSDIKPETGYNFELGGKLHFFNRKLYTEIAIYRMVIKDLLVAKRIGDDQYEGVNTGKTFHEGIEISLNHNWPINRIFTLNSYVGASIGNYEFKEFVDNGNDYSGNKLTGVPANTASAGFTLNTSSGFYFSADFQFTDKIPMNDSNADYSDSYSLLNLKAGYQFEILSGLKAHFDAGINNVMNEKYASMILTNATAVGNAQPRFYYPGLPINYYGIISLNYVF; translated from the coding sequence ATGTTTTTCCAAAAATGTTTTCTTTTTCTTTTATTTTTTTTTGTTTCTAAAAACATTTCAGCACAAGAAAATATTGATTCTGTCAAAACTCAAAAACTAAACGAAGTTTTAATAAGTCCTCTTCATATTAATCGGGATTTGCAGAATAGTCCGGCTTCGATTGGCATTTTATCTGAAAAAGAATTACTTCGAAATAACACTACAGATATTAGCAATGTTATCAATACGATTCCGGGTGTTTTTATGCAATCGTCGAATATTACGACCACCCGAATCTCGATTCACGGAATTGGCGCGAGAACTCCGTACGGAACTAATAAAATTAGGGCATTTTACGGAACTATTCCGCTGACATCTGGAAACAGTGAAACGGTTATTGATGATATTGATCTTCAAAACATCAATCAAGTCGAAGTCATAAAAGGTCCACTTTCGAGTATTTACGGAGCGGGTTTGGGTGGAGCGATTTTAATTTCGCCAGAAACATTTAATAAATCCAAGTATCAAACTGAAATGAGTTCTGTTTTTGGATCTTTTGGATTATTGAAAAACAGAGTCGGTTTTAATTGGAACGAAAAAAGTGCTTCTTTCAATCTGAGTTATCATAATTTAAAAACCGACGGCTGGCGCGAAAACAGCGCTTACAATCGGGAAGGAATTACACTCGGAGGAGAATTATTCCAAAAGAAAAACAGCAAACTGACTTACTTTTCAAACTATACTTATTTGAAGGCTTTTATTCCGAGTTCAATCAATAAGACCACTTTCGAAAACAATCCTCAAGCTGGAGCGCCGACTTGGGTTGCTTCAAAAGGTTTTAAAGAATACAAATCGACTTTGGCAGGATTAGCTTATGATTTTAAAATTAATAATCATCTCCAAAATTCAACTTCCGTTTTTATCAATTACAAAGACAGCAACGAACCGCGTCCTTTTGATATTTTGCGCCAATATACTTTTGCTTCGGGCTTGAGAACTCAGTTTTCAGGAGATTTTAAACTTGGAAAAATTAAAAATCAATTTATTGCGGGACTGGAATATTTCAGAGATAATTATAGTGGAAATACTTTTCAAAACTTATATCAGCAAAATAATGGAAACGGAAGTTTGCAAGGCAATCAACTTACCGCAACCGATCAAAAAAGAGATTTTTACAACATTTTTTCTCAAATCAGGACTTTGCTTTCGGAACATTTTGAGATTCAGGCGGGTTTAAATTACAACAAAACTAAATTTGAATTGCAAAATGATTTTCCCGCTTCCGTGAATAATCCGAAGGAAAGATATAGTTATGATGGGATTTTTTCGCCACAGCTTTCTTTTCTTTATAAACCAAATGAAGTTCGAACCTTTTACTTTTCTGTAAGTCGAGGATTTTCTCTTCCTGCAACTGAAGAAACTTTAACTTCAACAGGAAACATCAATTCTGACATTAAACCCGAAACAGGTTATAATTTTGAATTGGGCGGAAAACTGCACTTTTTCAATAGAAAACTCTACACCGAAATTGCTATTTACCGAATGGTAATTAAAGATTTATTGGTTGCCAAAAGAATCGGCGACGATCAATATGAAGGTGTAAATACCGGGAAAACTTTTCATGAAGGAATTGAGATTTCCTTAAATCACAATTGGCCAATAAATAGAATTTTCACTTTGAACTCTTATGTTGGCGCTTCCATCGGAAATTATGAATTTAAAGAATTTGTTGATAACGGGAATGATTATTCAGGAAACAAACTAACCGGAGTTCCGGCCAATACTGCAAGTGCAGGTTTTACTTTAAATACATCATCTGGATTTTATTTTTCAGCCGATTTCCAGTTTACAGATAAAATCCCAATGAACGATTCTAACGCCGATTATTCCGATTCTTATTCACTTCTGAATTTAAAAGCCGGTTATCAATTTGAAATTCTATCGGGTTTAAAAGCTCACTTTGACGCAGGAATCAATAATGTCATGAACGAAAAATACGCTTCCATGATTTTGACCAATGCCACTGCCGTTGGAAATGCACAACCAAGATTTTACTACCCTGGATTACCAATAAATTATTACGGAATTATCTCATTAAATTATGTATTTTAG
- a CDS encoding 5-(carboxyamino)imidazole ribonucleotide synthase produces the protein MNYFSSDFKLGILGGGQLGKMLLFDTRKFDIQTYVLDPSNEAPSKIACNKFFQGDLMDYETVYNFGKQVDVLTFEIELVNLEALTQLENEGLKVYPSPKTLKGIQNKGVQKDFYAKNNIPTAPFERFENLEQLKSKISDLKLPFVWKCTEFGYDGNGVKIVRQASDLDTLPNVECIAETMVPFKNELAVIVVRNPSGEMKTYPVVEMEFHPEANQVEYVICPARIHDKVAEKARAIALQVSENFNHVGLLAVEMFQTQDDEILVNEVAPRPHNSGHYSIEASYTSQFENHLRAILDLPLGNTDSKVAGIMVNLVGAEGHSGNVIYENIETILGWDGVTPHIYGKKQTRPFRKMGHVTIVNEDMAEARRIAQEVKETIKVISGQ, from the coding sequence ATGAATTATTTTTCTTCTGATTTTAAATTAGGAATATTAGGTGGCGGACAATTAGGTAAAATGCTTTTGTTTGACACCAGAAAATTTGACATACAAACTTACGTTCTGGATCCAAGCAACGAAGCGCCGAGTAAAATTGCCTGCAACAAGTTTTTTCAAGGCGATTTAATGGATTATGAAACCGTTTACAACTTCGGAAAACAAGTCGATGTTTTGACTTTTGAAATCGAATTGGTAAACCTTGAAGCTTTAACGCAATTAGAAAACGAAGGCTTAAAAGTATATCCATCTCCAAAAACTTTAAAAGGAATTCAGAATAAAGGTGTTCAAAAAGATTTTTACGCTAAAAATAATATCCCAACTGCACCATTCGAAAGATTTGAAAATTTAGAACAACTAAAATCTAAAATCAGCGATCTGAAATTACCTTTTGTATGGAAATGCACCGAATTTGGTTATGATGGAAATGGTGTAAAAATAGTTCGCCAGGCTTCCGATTTAGATACATTGCCAAATGTAGAATGCATTGCAGAAACTATGGTTCCGTTCAAAAACGAATTGGCTGTAATTGTAGTTAGAAATCCTTCAGGAGAAATGAAAACCTATCCAGTTGTCGAAATGGAATTTCACCCAGAAGCCAACCAAGTAGAATATGTAATCTGCCCAGCAAGAATCCATGATAAAGTAGCTGAAAAAGCCAGAGCAATTGCTTTGCAGGTTTCAGAAAACTTCAATCACGTTGGTCTTTTGGCTGTTGAAATGTTCCAAACTCAGGATGACGAAATTTTGGTTAACGAAGTTGCTCCTCGCCCACACAATTCTGGTCATTATTCTATTGAAGCAAGTTATACTTCACAATTCGAAAATCATTTACGCGCTATTTTAGATCTTCCGTTAGGAAACACAGACAGCAAAGTTGCCGGAATTATGGTCAATTTAGTTGGTGCCGAAGGTCATTCTGGAAATGTTATTTACGAAAATATCGAAACCATTTTAGGATGGGATGGCGTTACGCCACATATCTACGGTAAAAAACAAACACGCCCGTTCAGAAAAATGGGTCACGTTACGATTGTAAATGAAGATATGGCTGAAGCACGAAGAATCGCACAGGAAGTTAAGGAAACTATTAAAGTGATCAGTGGGCAATAA